One Gossypium raimondii isolate GPD5lz chromosome 3, ASM2569854v1, whole genome shotgun sequence genomic window carries:
- the LOC105794500 gene encoding uncharacterized protein LOC105794500 isoform X2, protein MERNLEESLVLHEESKDMAESEFDPSILLSMPNSPSQNGRPSSMVIKATQSVIPAHLVAEAISTLQGLDLRWSGPITPTEMQYVEQYVFAKYPQYCNGLVEDGLKMIDVDSLSNSDESFETVVTDNKQKSPRIVGNRESFSSSSTSGMADIDNTQLEASRLLDILTRKTSFLGNFVSIPEIQAQNRALKHCGLSEDEYLVLFMPNYKDAMMLIGESYPFFKGNYYLTIIAEESDYIREFASQRESKVISAPETWLDLRIKGSQLSQNFRRKCKHSPKGLFAYPADVNGTTRLSMHWISEAHRNSWHVLLDATTLVFSEGQRLPLALHRPDFVLCTVDNTHAHPSKITCLLVRKRSFDTTSSSP, encoded by the exons ATGGAAAGGAACTTAGAAGAAAGCCTTGTTCTGCATGAAGAATCTAAG gATATGGCAGAAAGTGAATTTGATCCATCAATCTTGCTTTCAATGCCCAATTCACCAAGCCAAAATGGCAGACCAAGCAGCATGGTTATCAAGGCaa CACAAAGTGTAATCCCTGCCCATTTGGTAGCTGAAGCAATCTCAACACTACAAGGCCTTGACTTGAGATGGTCTGGTCCCATAACACCCACTGAAATGCAATATGTAGAGCAATATGTCTTTGCAAAATATCCTCAATATTGCAATGGACTTGTGGAAGATGGACTAAAGATGATCGATGTCGACAGTCTATCCAACAGTGACGAGTCCTTTGAGACCGTTGTTACCGACAATAAGCAGAAATCACCAAGGATTGTAGGCAACAGGGAGTCCTTTTCATCTTCATCAACTTCTGGTATGGCAGATATTGACAATACTCAATTAGAGGCTTCAAGGCTTCTTGATATCCTCACTAGGAAAACTTCTTTCCTAGGGAACTTCGTTTCAATACCTGAAATTCAAGCTCAAAACAGGGCTTTGAAACATTGTGGGCTAAGTGAAGATGAGTATTTAGTGCTTTTCATGCCAAATTACAAGGATGCTATGATGTTGATTGGTGAAAGCTACCCCTTCTTTAAAGGGAACTATTATTTGACAATCATTGCTGAAGAATCAGACTACATAAGGGAATTCGCTAGCCAGAGAGAATCAAAGGTTATTTCAGCACCAGAAACATGGTTGGATTTGAGGATTAAAGGATCACAACTTAGCCAAAACTTCAGAAGAAAATGTAAACATAGTCCCAAAGGGCTTTTTGCCTATCCAGCTGATGTAAATGGGACGACTAGGCTTTCAATGCATTGGATCTCGGAGGCACATAGAAACTCATGGCACGTTCTCCTTGATGCGACCACGTTGGTTTTCAGCGAGGGCCAGCGGCTGCCACTCGCACTCCACCGACCGGACTTTGTGTTATGTACAGTTGATAACACCCACGCTCACCCTTCCAAGATTACCTGCCTGCTTGTTAGGAAAAGATCATTTGATACCACCTCTTCTTCTCCCTAG
- the LOC105794500 gene encoding uncharacterized protein LOC105794500 isoform X3, whose amino-acid sequence MPNSPSQNGRPSSMVIKKAQSVIPAHLVAEAISTLQGLDLRWSGPITPTEMQYVEQYVFAKYPQYCNGLVEDGLKMIDVDSLSNSDESFETVVTDNKQKSPRIVGNRESFSSSSTSGMADIDNTQLEASRLLDILTRKTSFLGNFVSIPEIQAQNRALKHCGLSEDEYLVLFMPNYKDAMMLIGESYPFFKGNYYLTIIAEESDYIREFASQRESKVISAPETWLDLRIKGSQLSQNFRRKCKHSPKGLFAYPADVNGTTRLSMHWISEAHRNSWHVLLDATTLVFSEGQRLPLALHRPDFVLCTVDNTHAHPSKITCLLVRKRSFDTTSSSP is encoded by the exons ATGCCCAATTCACCAAGCCAAAATGGCAGACCAAGCAGCATGGTTATCAAG AAAGCACAAAGTGTAATCCCTGCCCATTTGGTAGCTGAAGCAATCTCAACACTACAAGGCCTTGACTTGAGATGGTCTGGTCCCATAACACCCACTGAAATGCAATATGTAGAGCAATATGTCTTTGCAAAATATCCTCAATATTGCAATGGACTTGTGGAAGATGGACTAAAGATGATCGATGTCGACAGTCTATCCAACAGTGACGAGTCCTTTGAGACCGTTGTTACCGACAATAAGCAGAAATCACCAAGGATTGTAGGCAACAGGGAGTCCTTTTCATCTTCATCAACTTCTGGTATGGCAGATATTGACAATACTCAATTAGAGGCTTCAAGGCTTCTTGATATCCTCACTAGGAAAACTTCTTTCCTAGGGAACTTCGTTTCAATACCTGAAATTCAAGCTCAAAACAGGGCTTTGAAACATTGTGGGCTAAGTGAAGATGAGTATTTAGTGCTTTTCATGCCAAATTACAAGGATGCTATGATGTTGATTGGTGAAAGCTACCCCTTCTTTAAAGGGAACTATTATTTGACAATCATTGCTGAAGAATCAGACTACATAAGGGAATTCGCTAGCCAGAGAGAATCAAAGGTTATTTCAGCACCAGAAACATGGTTGGATTTGAGGATTAAAGGATCACAACTTAGCCAAAACTTCAGAAGAAAATGTAAACATAGTCCCAAAGGGCTTTTTGCCTATCCAGCTGATGTAAATGGGACGACTAGGCTTTCAATGCATTGGATCTCGGAGGCACATAGAAACTCATGGCACGTTCTCCTTGATGCGACCACGTTGGTTTTCAGCGAGGGCCAGCGGCTGCCACTCGCACTCCACCGACCGGACTTTGTGTTATGTACAGTTGATAACACCCACGCTCACCCTTCCAAGATTACCTGCCTGCTTGTTAGGAAAAGATCATTTGATACCACCTCTTCTTCTCCCTAG
- the LOC105794500 gene encoding uncharacterized protein LOC105794500 isoform X1 → MERNLEESLVLHEESKDMAESEFDPSILLSMPNSPSQNGRPSSMVIKKAQSVIPAHLVAEAISTLQGLDLRWSGPITPTEMQYVEQYVFAKYPQYCNGLVEDGLKMIDVDSLSNSDESFETVVTDNKQKSPRIVGNRESFSSSSTSGMADIDNTQLEASRLLDILTRKTSFLGNFVSIPEIQAQNRALKHCGLSEDEYLVLFMPNYKDAMMLIGESYPFFKGNYYLTIIAEESDYIREFASQRESKVISAPETWLDLRIKGSQLSQNFRRKCKHSPKGLFAYPADVNGTTRLSMHWISEAHRNSWHVLLDATTLVFSEGQRLPLALHRPDFVLCTVDNTHAHPSKITCLLVRKRSFDTTSSSP, encoded by the exons ATGGAAAGGAACTTAGAAGAAAGCCTTGTTCTGCATGAAGAATCTAAG gATATGGCAGAAAGTGAATTTGATCCATCAATCTTGCTTTCAATGCCCAATTCACCAAGCCAAAATGGCAGACCAAGCAGCATGGTTATCAAG AAAGCACAAAGTGTAATCCCTGCCCATTTGGTAGCTGAAGCAATCTCAACACTACAAGGCCTTGACTTGAGATGGTCTGGTCCCATAACACCCACTGAAATGCAATATGTAGAGCAATATGTCTTTGCAAAATATCCTCAATATTGCAATGGACTTGTGGAAGATGGACTAAAGATGATCGATGTCGACAGTCTATCCAACAGTGACGAGTCCTTTGAGACCGTTGTTACCGACAATAAGCAGAAATCACCAAGGATTGTAGGCAACAGGGAGTCCTTTTCATCTTCATCAACTTCTGGTATGGCAGATATTGACAATACTCAATTAGAGGCTTCAAGGCTTCTTGATATCCTCACTAGGAAAACTTCTTTCCTAGGGAACTTCGTTTCAATACCTGAAATTCAAGCTCAAAACAGGGCTTTGAAACATTGTGGGCTAAGTGAAGATGAGTATTTAGTGCTTTTCATGCCAAATTACAAGGATGCTATGATGTTGATTGGTGAAAGCTACCCCTTCTTTAAAGGGAACTATTATTTGACAATCATTGCTGAAGAATCAGACTACATAAGGGAATTCGCTAGCCAGAGAGAATCAAAGGTTATTTCAGCACCAGAAACATGGTTGGATTTGAGGATTAAAGGATCACAACTTAGCCAAAACTTCAGAAGAAAATGTAAACATAGTCCCAAAGGGCTTTTTGCCTATCCAGCTGATGTAAATGGGACGACTAGGCTTTCAATGCATTGGATCTCGGAGGCACATAGAAACTCATGGCACGTTCTCCTTGATGCGACCACGTTGGTTTTCAGCGAGGGCCAGCGGCTGCCACTCGCACTCCACCGACCGGACTTTGTGTTATGTACAGTTGATAACACCCACGCTCACCCTTCCAAGATTACCTGCCTGCTTGTTAGGAAAAGATCATTTGATACCACCTCTTCTTCTCCCTAG
- the LOC105794500 gene encoding uncharacterized protein LOC105794500 isoform X4, producing the protein MPNSPSQNGRPSSMVIKATQSVIPAHLVAEAISTLQGLDLRWSGPITPTEMQYVEQYVFAKYPQYCNGLVEDGLKMIDVDSLSNSDESFETVVTDNKQKSPRIVGNRESFSSSSTSGMADIDNTQLEASRLLDILTRKTSFLGNFVSIPEIQAQNRALKHCGLSEDEYLVLFMPNYKDAMMLIGESYPFFKGNYYLTIIAEESDYIREFASQRESKVISAPETWLDLRIKGSQLSQNFRRKCKHSPKGLFAYPADVNGTTRLSMHWISEAHRNSWHVLLDATTLVFSEGQRLPLALHRPDFVLCTVDNTHAHPSKITCLLVRKRSFDTTSSSP; encoded by the exons ATGCCCAATTCACCAAGCCAAAATGGCAGACCAAGCAGCATGGTTATCAAGGCaa CACAAAGTGTAATCCCTGCCCATTTGGTAGCTGAAGCAATCTCAACACTACAAGGCCTTGACTTGAGATGGTCTGGTCCCATAACACCCACTGAAATGCAATATGTAGAGCAATATGTCTTTGCAAAATATCCTCAATATTGCAATGGACTTGTGGAAGATGGACTAAAGATGATCGATGTCGACAGTCTATCCAACAGTGACGAGTCCTTTGAGACCGTTGTTACCGACAATAAGCAGAAATCACCAAGGATTGTAGGCAACAGGGAGTCCTTTTCATCTTCATCAACTTCTGGTATGGCAGATATTGACAATACTCAATTAGAGGCTTCAAGGCTTCTTGATATCCTCACTAGGAAAACTTCTTTCCTAGGGAACTTCGTTTCAATACCTGAAATTCAAGCTCAAAACAGGGCTTTGAAACATTGTGGGCTAAGTGAAGATGAGTATTTAGTGCTTTTCATGCCAAATTACAAGGATGCTATGATGTTGATTGGTGAAAGCTACCCCTTCTTTAAAGGGAACTATTATTTGACAATCATTGCTGAAGAATCAGACTACATAAGGGAATTCGCTAGCCAGAGAGAATCAAAGGTTATTTCAGCACCAGAAACATGGTTGGATTTGAGGATTAAAGGATCACAACTTAGCCAAAACTTCAGAAGAAAATGTAAACATAGTCCCAAAGGGCTTTTTGCCTATCCAGCTGATGTAAATGGGACGACTAGGCTTTCAATGCATTGGATCTCGGAGGCACATAGAAACTCATGGCACGTTCTCCTTGATGCGACCACGTTGGTTTTCAGCGAGGGCCAGCGGCTGCCACTCGCACTCCACCGACCGGACTTTGTGTTATGTACAGTTGATAACACCCACGCTCACCCTTCCAAGATTACCTGCCTGCTTGTTAGGAAAAGATCATTTGATACCACCTCTTCTTCTCCCTAG